The sequence GCCCGTGGGCGTGGTGCGCTTCGACGTGCACCCGGGCCTGGGCAATGCCAGCGGCGACACGCTCTTCGGCTGATCCGGAGCCGACGCGAAGCCGATAGAAAAGCTCATCGCCCGAAAGCCGGGCGGCCGCTCCCCGGGGGAGCCTGCCGCCCGGTCGGGTGTGAGAGCGTAGATTTCCCGGGGGAGCTAGGCTCCGGCCAGGACGTGGCGCTCGGGCACGAAGCAGGTGAACGTGCCCGTGAACACGAGCGCGTCCTCGCAGAAGACCTCCACCTTGACGAGATGCTTCTTCCCGTCCGGAGTCTGGTCCTCGGCCCGGGCAAGGAGCGCGGCGCCCGCGCGGGTGGGCTTCAGGAACCTGACCTCCGCGCCGCCGAGCACCACGTTGGGGTGGTTCAC is a genomic window of Desulfovibrio sp. X2 containing:
- a CDS encoding PaaI family thioesterase, which translates into the protein MPVRTHEKIDQSLCGTPILVEEGRSEVRLESSERMAADASGLVHGGFVFGLADYAAMLAVNHPNVVLGGAEVRFLKPTRAGAALLARAEDQTPDGKKHLVKVEVFCEDALVFTGTFTCFVPERHVLAGA